Proteins encoded together in one Formosa sp. Hel3_A1_48 window:
- the secA gene encoding preprotein translocase subunit SecA, with the protein MSILNSVLKVFVGDKSKQDVKAIMPIVKEIKLFEPKVATLSHDELRAKTEEFKSRIKVACAELEKEIEELRKEINNSTDIDHKEELYEEIDQLNDKIYSTTQDVLNAILPEAFAVVKETAKRFVQNTSIKVRASAVDREIAGRKPYVTLEGDYALWANSWDAAGKPITWDMIHYDVQLIGGVAMHQGKIAEMQTGEGKTLVATLPVYLNALTEKGVHLVTVNDYLAKRDSAWMAPIFQFHGMSVDCIDLHKPNSAERKKAYNADITYGTNNEFGFDYLRDNMAHTTDDLVQKPHHYAIVDEIDSVLIDDARTPLIISGPVPQGDRHEFMELKPKIQDIVSVQRKYLTGVLAEAKKSIANGDTKEGGFQLLRVYRGIPKNKALIKFLSEEGIKQLLQKTENFYMQDNNREMPKVDAELYYVIDEKNNQIELSDKGVDYLSGVDDPNFFVMPEMGMEISKIEDQNLAPEKEAKLKEELFREFGVKSERIHTMNQLLKAYALFEKDIQYVVMDNKVMIVDEQTGRIMDGRRYSDGLHQAIEAKENVKIEAATQTFATITLQNYFRMYRKLSGMTGTAVTEAGEFWEIYKLDVVEIPTNRPIARDDREDLVYKTKREKYNAVIDEVTDLSQSGRPVLIGTTSVEISELLGKMLSIRKIPHNVLNAKLHKKEADIVAEAGKPGQVTIATNMAGRGTDIKLSEEVKKAGGLAIVGTERHDSRRVDRQLRGRAGRQGDPGSSQFYVSLEDNLMRLFGSERIAKMMDRMGLEEGEVIQHSMISKSIERAQKKVEENQFGVRKRLLEYDDVMNAQREVVYKRRFNALNGERLRVDLANMVYDTAEIITQYNKDTNDFKNFEFELIRYFSMSSPLDKSEFENASAQEITRQIYKVAFEHYEDKMERNADLAFPVIKNVYETQRDKFKRIVVPFTDGTKTLQVITDLEKSYETNGKQLVTDFEKNISLAIIDESWKTHLRKMDELKQSVQLAVHEQKDPLLIYKFESFELFKAMIDQVNKDVISFLFKGEIPRETANTIQEAKSRRREKVQTSKDVIPNMDERAAESRAAGNTQRRSQVVETIVREQPKIGRNDRVVIKNVMSGESKTVKYKQAEPLIKKGEWILVKIA; encoded by the coding sequence ATGAGTATACTCAATTCAGTTTTAAAAGTATTTGTTGGTGATAAATCCAAACAAGACGTAAAGGCCATAATGCCTATCGTTAAAGAAATCAAGCTATTTGAGCCCAAAGTTGCCACTTTGAGTCATGATGAACTTCGAGCTAAAACAGAGGAATTTAAATCAAGAATTAAAGTTGCTTGTGCAGAACTTGAAAAGGAAATAGAAGAACTACGCAAAGAAATTAACAACAGTACTGATATTGATCACAAAGAAGAACTTTACGAAGAAATAGATCAATTGAATGATAAAATATACAGTACTACACAAGATGTTCTCAATGCCATTTTACCTGAAGCATTTGCTGTAGTTAAAGAAACGGCAAAACGCTTTGTCCAAAACACTTCAATAAAAGTAAGAGCTAGCGCTGTTGACCGTGAAATAGCTGGAAGAAAACCCTACGTCACTCTTGAAGGTGATTATGCGCTTTGGGCAAACTCTTGGGATGCTGCAGGCAAACCCATCACATGGGACATGATTCATTACGATGTTCAATTGATTGGTGGCGTAGCCATGCATCAAGGAAAAATTGCTGAAATGCAGACAGGTGAAGGTAAAACCTTAGTAGCTACCCTTCCCGTCTATCTAAATGCATTAACAGAAAAAGGGGTACATCTTGTTACTGTGAACGATTACTTGGCGAAAAGGGACAGCGCATGGATGGCACCAATTTTTCAATTCCATGGTATGAGTGTCGATTGTATTGATTTGCACAAACCTAATTCTGCTGAGCGAAAGAAAGCTTATAACGCAGATATTACCTATGGCACAAACAACGAATTTGGTTTTGATTATTTGCGCGATAATATGGCGCACACAACAGATGATCTGGTGCAAAAACCACACCACTACGCAATAGTCGATGAGATTGATTCGGTACTTATCGATGACGCACGAACACCTCTAATTATTTCAGGACCAGTACCCCAGGGCGATCGTCATGAGTTTATGGAACTAAAACCAAAAATTCAGGATATTGTTAGCGTGCAAAGAAAGTATCTTACAGGAGTTTTGGCAGAGGCTAAAAAAAGCATCGCAAATGGAGATACCAAAGAAGGTGGTTTTCAATTATTGCGTGTTTACAGAGGGATTCCAAAAAACAAAGCACTTATTAAATTTTTGAGTGAAGAAGGTATAAAACAACTGTTGCAAAAAACAGAAAACTTCTACATGCAGGACAATAACAGAGAAATGCCCAAAGTGGATGCAGAACTCTATTATGTTATTGATGAAAAAAACAATCAAATTGAACTTTCTGACAAGGGTGTTGATTACCTCTCTGGAGTAGATGATCCTAACTTTTTTGTCATGCCAGAAATGGGAATGGAAATTTCAAAAATTGAAGATCAAAACTTAGCTCCTGAAAAAGAAGCCAAACTCAAAGAAGAATTATTTAGAGAATTTGGTGTGAAATCGGAACGAATTCACACCATGAATCAATTGCTTAAAGCCTATGCTTTATTTGAAAAAGACATCCAATATGTGGTAATGGACAATAAAGTCATGATTGTAGATGAGCAAACTGGCCGAATTATGGACGGACGGCGCTACAGTGACGGGCTACACCAAGCAATTGAAGCAAAAGAAAACGTAAAAATTGAGGCAGCCACACAAACCTTTGCTACCATTACACTGCAGAACTATTTCCGTATGTACCGAAAATTATCGGGGATGACAGGAACAGCGGTTACAGAAGCTGGTGAGTTCTGGGAAATTTACAAACTCGATGTAGTAGAAATTCCAACAAATCGCCCAATTGCAAGAGACGACAGAGAAGATTTAGTATACAAAACTAAACGTGAAAAATACAATGCTGTTATTGATGAAGTAACTGATCTTTCTCAATCTGGACGCCCCGTATTAATAGGAACCACTAGTGTTGAAATTAGTGAATTGCTAGGTAAAATGCTTAGTATCAGAAAGATACCGCACAATGTTTTAAATGCCAAATTACACAAAAAAGAAGCTGATATTGTAGCCGAAGCTGGAAAACCAGGACAGGTGACTATAGCTACAAATATGGCAGGTCGGGGTACAGATATCAAGTTGTCTGAGGAAGTTAAGAAAGCTGGTGGGCTTGCCATTGTAGGGACTGAGCGCCACGACTCTCGTCGTGTAGACCGGCAGCTAAGGGGACGTGCAGGACGCCAAGGCGATCCAGGCAGTTCTCAATTCTATGTTTCCTTAGAAGATAATTTAATGCGCTTGTTTGGAAGTGAGCGTATCGCTAAAATGATGGACCGAATGGGTCTTGAAGAAGGCGAAGTGATTCAGCATTCAATGATTTCAAAATCTATTGAACGTGCGCAGAAAAAAGTTGAAGAAAACCAATTTGGTGTTCGTAAGCGATTGCTTGAATACGATGACGTTATGAATGCACAGCGTGAGGTGGTATACAAGAGAAGATTTAATGCACTGAACGGAGAACGTTTACGAGTAGATTTAGCCAATATGGTGTACGATACCGCTGAAATTATCACACAATATAATAAAGATACAAACGACTTTAAAAACTTTGAATTCGAACTAATTCGCTATTTTTCAATGAGTTCACCATTGGATAAAAGTGAATTTGAAAACGCATCAGCACAAGAAATCACAAGACAAATATATAAAGTCGCTTTTGAACATTATGAAGATAAAATGGAGCGAAATGCTGACCTAGCATTTCCAGTTATCAAAAATGTTTATGAAACACAGCGCGATAAGTTTAAAAGGATTGTAGTGCCCTTTACCGATGGTACCAAAACACTTCAAGTCATTACAGATTTAGAGAAATCCTATGAAACTAACGGTAAACAATTGGTTACAGATTTCGAAAAAAACATTTCATTAGCTATCATAGATGAGTCTTGGAAAACACATCTTCGTAAAATGGATGAATTAAAACAATCTGTACAGCTTGCCGTACATGAACAAAAAGACCCACTACTGATCTATAAGTTTGAATCCTTTGAATTGTTTAAGGCCATGATTGATCAGGTCAATAAAGATGTAATTTCATTTTTATTCAAAGGAGAAATACCTCGAGAGACCGCCAATACGATTCAAGAAGCAAAATCAAGACGCCGTGAAAAAGTTCAAACCTCAAAAGACGTAATTCCAAACATGGACGAGCGTGCAGCGGAATCAAGAGCTGCAGGGAACACACAGCGCAGGTCTCAAGTAGTTGAGACGATTGTTAGAGAGCAACCAAAAATCGGCCGAAATGACCGAGTGGTAATCAAAAATGTAATGAGTGGAGAATCGAAAACTGTTAAATACAAACAAGCTGAACCACTTATTAAAAAGGGGGAATGGATTTTGGTCAAAATTGCCTAA
- a CDS encoding peptidoglycan DD-metalloendopeptidase family protein gives MNFEKLLVNFCTKPVMVIAPEIGIESYISIDLSIQNTSLSINDLRSSSSFSNYINAYLESHSKQIAYGGYLERRLLYSRSIHFNTNKNHQRDIHLGIDLWCVVNTAVTAAFCGRIHSFKNNTNFGDYGPTIIIEHQFDEFQFFTLYGHLSLASIAALEVGQHIKAGEVIGFLGSSKINGDYPPHLHFQIIKDLQGNFGDYPGVCNSRSLDFYKNNCPDPSLILKLEG, from the coding sequence GTGAATTTCGAAAAATTATTAGTAAATTTTTGTACTAAGCCTGTAATGGTCATTGCGCCGGAAATAGGGATTGAGTCTTATATTTCAATTGATCTTTCAATTCAAAATACTTCTTTGAGTATCAATGATTTAAGGAGCTCTTCTTCTTTTTCAAATTACATCAATGCTTATTTGGAATCGCATTCTAAGCAGATTGCCTATGGTGGGTATTTGGAGCGACGCCTTCTCTACAGTCGTAGCATACATTTCAACACAAATAAGAACCATCAACGTGATATCCACCTGGGCATAGACCTGTGGTGTGTAGTAAATACAGCTGTTACAGCAGCGTTTTGTGGTAGAATACACAGTTTTAAAAACAACACAAATTTCGGCGACTACGGTCCAACTATTATTATTGAACACCAGTTTGATGAGTTTCAATTTTTTACTCTTTACGGCCATTTATCTTTAGCTTCAATTGCAGCTCTTGAGGTAGGTCAACACATAAAAGCAGGGGAGGTGATTGGTTTTTTGGGTTCTTCTAAAATTAACGGAGATTATCCACCTCATTTACATTTTCAAATCATTAAGGATTTGCAAGGAAACTTTGGAGATTACCCAGGAGTTTGTAACAGTAGATCACTTGATTTTTACAAGAATAACTGTCCAGACCCAAGCTTGATTTTGAAGTTAGAAGGGTAG
- the meaB gene encoding methylmalonyl Co-A mutase-associated GTPase MeaB, which translates to MEKKNKIFKGVKEQKGVSYQEITNKNAVEKLKQKRQIKRTVDELFKGITSGDTTSLSQGITLIESTKAEDRVLSNKLIEHCLSIEATKSIRVGITGVPGVGKSTFIEAIGRTLAKKGNKIAVLAVDPSSSKSKGSILGDKTRMTELVRESNVFIRPTASGKTLGGVGQYTREAIILCEAAGYDRILVETVGVGQGETAVYEMVDFFLLLKLAGAGDELQGIKRGIVEMADAILINKADGSNKDAAKLAMSAFRSALHLYAANASGWSPKVMLCSALDHTGIDETWAMIEAYVKFTSTNGYFQKKREDQNVHWMMQTIKNQLNIEFFQYSKTKKFIKQQIELVKKNKVSPFVAAQAVLRQHKSSL; encoded by the coding sequence TTGGAGAAAAAGAATAAAATTTTTAAAGGAGTAAAAGAACAAAAAGGGGTTTCTTATCAAGAAATAACCAACAAAAATGCTGTTGAAAAACTAAAACAAAAACGGCAAATAAAACGCACTGTAGATGAGCTTTTTAAAGGGATAACTTCAGGCGACACCACTTCGTTGAGTCAAGGAATTACTCTAATTGAAAGTACTAAGGCTGAAGACAGGGTGTTGTCAAATAAACTTATTGAACATTGTTTAAGCATCGAAGCAACCAAATCGATTCGCGTAGGGATTACAGGAGTTCCAGGAGTTGGTAAAAGCACCTTTATTGAAGCCATTGGCAGAACTCTAGCCAAAAAAGGTAATAAAATTGCTGTTCTGGCTGTAGATCCAAGCAGCAGTAAAAGCAAAGGGAGTATTTTAGGAGATAAAACTAGGATGACTGAACTTGTCCGTGAGTCTAATGTCTTTATACGTCCAACAGCTTCCGGAAAAACCTTAGGCGGGGTTGGGCAATATACTAGAGAAGCAATTATCTTGTGTGAAGCTGCTGGATACGACAGAATTCTGGTTGAAACTGTGGGAGTTGGCCAAGGGGAAACTGCAGTTTATGAGATGGTAGACTTTTTTCTTTTGCTTAAACTTGCTGGTGCTGGTGATGAACTTCAAGGAATAAAACGAGGGATTGTAGAAATGGCTGATGCCATATTAATTAATAAAGCAGATGGATCAAATAAAGATGCGGCGAAATTGGCGATGAGTGCTTTTAGAAGCGCATTGCATCTTTACGCTGCTAATGCATCCGGCTGGAGCCCAAAAGTCATGTTGTGTAGTGCACTAGATCATACAGGAATTGATGAAACATGGGCAATGATAGAGGCTTATGTAAAATTTACTTCAACTAATGGCTATTTCCAAAAAAAACGAGAGGATCAAAATGTGCATTGGATGATGCAAACAATCAAAAACCAACTGAATATTGAGTTCTTTCAATACAGTAAAACCAAGAAATTCATAAAGCAACAAATCGAACTTGTGAAAAAAAACAAAGTATCTCCTTTTGTTGCGGCTCAAGCTGTATTAAGACAACACAAATCTTCGCTCTAA
- a CDS encoding phosphatase PAP2 family protein, translating into MMKLIDRLLELDSGLLLYLNNLGTPSLDAFWFAVTHKLTFVPLYVFLLFLMSKNMTKRAVLLLVVSLASMITFTDQITNLFKSGFQRLRPCAQEGIVELLRLGDCSGYGFFSGHSSNSMAAAVFTILMLRTKYKKFIFLMIPWSVMVGYSRIYVGKHYPLDVICGLIFGLCSGYLFYNLFKALERRFVLS; encoded by the coding sequence ATGATGAAACTAATCGATCGACTTCTTGAGCTCGACAGTGGTTTACTATTGTATTTAAATAATCTTGGCACGCCCAGCTTGGATGCTTTCTGGTTTGCTGTTACTCATAAACTTACTTTTGTTCCTTTGTATGTGTTTTTACTTTTTTTAATGTCTAAAAACATGACCAAAAGAGCTGTTCTTTTGTTAGTAGTTTCATTAGCGTCTATGATAACATTTACCGATCAAATTACCAACCTTTTTAAGTCTGGTTTTCAGCGCTTGAGACCTTGTGCTCAAGAAGGTATTGTTGAGTTGTTGCGTCTTGGAGATTGTTCTGGATATGGTTTCTTTTCCGGCCATTCTTCTAACTCAATGGCTGCTGCTGTATTTACAATATTAATGCTCCGAACAAAATATAAAAAGTTTATTTTTTTAATGATTCCATGGAGTGTTATGGTAGGATACAGTCGTATTTATGTGGGAAAGCATTACCCATTAGATGTTATATGTGGACTAATTTTTGGCTTGTGTTCAGGATATCTGTTTTATAACTTGTTTAAAGCCTTAGAGCGAAGATTTGTGTTGTCTTAA
- a CDS encoding MATE family efflux transporter encodes MMFSDYTKEFSYNWRLAAPVIMGMLGHTIVGLVDNLMVGQLGAAELAAVSLGNSFFFVAMSIGIGFSTAITPLVAEADSEHNFAKGKSAFKHGFVLCSLLAIVLFALILLAKPLMYMMNQPQEVVVLALPYLDIIAISLVPLIIFQALKQFSDGMSLTKFPMYATIIANVINVFFNYVLIFGVWGFPKMGVVGAGIGTLIARFVMIMLMWYFLNRLEKTKAYVKDLKLFVLEHSMLKKINSLGLPSALQMFFEVGLFTAAIWLSGTLGKNPQAANQIALNLSSMTFMIATGLSVTAMIRVGNQKGLKRPVELRRIATSIFIMGLALAILFALIFLIFNNVLPTFYLDLNDLTHFADNQNVVEIASSLLIIAALFQISDSTQVVFLGALRGLQDVKIPTLITFFAYWIIGFPVSYFLGDASKYGSSGIWIGLLAGLTASSIFLYIRFNYLSKQLIAKELKA; translated from the coding sequence ATAATGTTTTCTGATTACACTAAAGAATTTAGTTACAATTGGCGCCTAGCGGCCCCTGTTATTATGGGCATGCTTGGCCACACTATTGTTGGATTGGTTGACAATCTTATGGTGGGTCAGTTAGGAGCGGCAGAGTTAGCGGCTGTTTCTTTAGGGAACAGTTTTTTCTTTGTGGCTATGTCAATAGGCATTGGTTTTTCTACAGCCATTACGCCATTAGTTGCAGAGGCCGATTCAGAGCATAATTTCGCTAAAGGAAAATCCGCTTTTAAGCATGGATTTGTTTTGTGTTCCCTTTTGGCTATAGTATTGTTTGCCCTTATACTTCTAGCCAAGCCACTAATGTATATGATGAATCAACCTCAAGAGGTTGTGGTTTTGGCTTTACCATATTTAGATATTATAGCTATTTCCCTCGTTCCGCTTATTATTTTTCAAGCACTTAAACAGTTTAGCGACGGCATGTCACTTACTAAGTTTCCGATGTATGCTACCATTATAGCGAATGTTATCAATGTATTTTTTAACTATGTTTTGATTTTTGGGGTTTGGGGATTTCCTAAAATGGGTGTTGTTGGTGCTGGAATAGGTACTCTAATAGCGCGTTTTGTGATGATTATGCTTATGTGGTATTTTCTAAATCGTTTAGAAAAAACAAAGGCATATGTTAAAGACCTTAAACTCTTTGTTCTTGAGCATTCTATGCTTAAAAAAATAAATAGTTTAGGTCTGCCAAGCGCGTTACAGATGTTCTTTGAAGTTGGTCTTTTTACAGCAGCCATTTGGTTAAGCGGTACTTTGGGAAAAAACCCACAAGCCGCCAACCAAATAGCTCTCAATCTTTCTTCAATGACTTTTATGATTGCAACAGGTCTAAGCGTTACTGCCATGATTCGAGTGGGGAACCAGAAGGGGTTAAAACGTCCTGTTGAGCTTCGAAGGATAGCAACTTCTATTTTTATAATGGGCCTTGCTTTAGCAATATTATTTGCTCTTATCTTTCTTATTTTTAATAACGTCCTACCCACTTTTTATTTAGATTTAAATGATCTTACACACTTTGCAGACAATCAAAATGTGGTTGAGATCGCTTCTAGTCTTCTTATTATAGCTGCCTTATTTCAAATCAGTGACAGCACACAAGTTGTATTTCTTGGAGCGCTTAGAGGGTTACAAGACGTTAAAATACCTACACTCATTACCTTTTTTGCCTATTGGATTATAGGCTTTCCGGTAAGTTATTTCCTTGGAGACGCTTCCAAATATGGTAGCTCTGGGATTTGGATTGGACTTTTAGCAGGGCTTACGGCTTCCTCAATTTTTTTATATATTCGATTTAATTATCTTTCAAAACAACTTATTGCTAAAGAATTAAAGGCATGA
- a CDS encoding DUF5606 family protein — MTLDNILAISKKPGLYKLINPSRGGYIVESFLDQKRTFVKADKNLSLLSDISIYTLEGEISLADVFDKIYNNEKGKETSTSPNASKDDLEEYLFSILPNFDEDRVYPSDIKKLLSWYNLLLSSGVYGTASKDDTPKDEEE, encoded by the coding sequence ATGACATTAGATAATATTTTAGCCATTTCCAAAAAACCAGGTCTTTACAAACTTATAAATCCGAGTCGAGGCGGATATATTGTTGAGTCATTTTTAGATCAGAAACGAACATTCGTCAAGGCTGATAAAAACCTTAGTTTACTTAGTGATATTTCAATATATACTTTAGAGGGTGAAATTTCTTTAGCTGACGTATTTGATAAAATTTATAATAATGAAAAGGGTAAGGAAACTTCAACTTCTCCAAATGCTTCAAAAGATGATCTTGAAGAATATTTGTTTTCTATTCTCCCAAATTTTGATGAAGATAGAGTTTACCCAAGCGACATTAAAAAGCTATTGAGTTGGTACAATTTGCTCCTTTCTTCAGGAGTTTACGGAACTGCTTCAAAGGATGACACTCCAAAAGATGAAGAAGAATAG
- the def gene encoding peptide deformylase, with protein MILPIVAYGDPVLKKRAAEITADYTDLQSLITNMYETMYGAYGVGLAAPQIGLSVRIFLVDTAPFAEDESYSEAERKVLKSFKKTFINPEILEESGEEWAFNEGCLSIPNVREDVLRKSEIKIRYQDENFETHTQEFNGLIARVIQHEYDHIEGVLFTDKVSSLKKRLLKSKLSSISKGKINVDYRMRFPKVSKKRF; from the coding sequence ATGATATTGCCAATAGTTGCATATGGAGATCCTGTTTTAAAAAAAAGAGCTGCAGAAATAACAGCAGATTATACAGATTTACAATCGCTTATAACCAACATGTACGAAACTATGTATGGCGCCTACGGTGTAGGATTGGCTGCTCCACAAATTGGATTATCTGTTCGAATATTCTTAGTCGATACAGCACCTTTTGCTGAAGATGAGTCGTATTCCGAAGCTGAAAGAAAAGTACTAAAATCATTCAAGAAGACATTTATTAATCCTGAAATTTTAGAAGAATCTGGTGAAGAATGGGCCTTTAACGAAGGTTGTTTGAGTATCCCCAATGTACGCGAGGATGTACTTAGGAAATCTGAAATTAAAATACGCTACCAAGACGAAAATTTTGAAACCCATACTCAGGAATTCAATGGTCTTATTGCTCGTGTAATCCAGCACGAATACGACCATATTGAAGGGGTGTTGTTCACGGATAAGGTCTCATCTCTAAAAAAACGATTATTAAAAAGTAAATTAAGCTCAATATCTAAAGGAAAAATCAATGTTGATTACCGCATGCGTTTCCCAAAAGTTTCCAAAAAAAGATTTTAA
- the ruvX gene encoding Holliday junction resolvase RuvX, protein MGIIIALDFGKKRTGIAVTDPLQLIASGLTTVDTNGLLVFLKEYCTKCEVDCFVVGLPMQMNNQPSESEQLIQPFLKTLRNTFPEIAIEREDERFTSKMAFQTMLDSGMKKKKRKDKAIVDEISATLILQSYLNRK, encoded by the coding sequence ATGGGTATAATCATTGCATTAGATTTTGGAAAAAAACGTACGGGTATAGCAGTAACAGATCCCCTGCAGCTAATTGCTTCTGGACTGACAACCGTCGATACTAATGGCCTTTTAGTATTCTTAAAAGAGTATTGCACTAAATGTGAAGTAGATTGTTTTGTTGTTGGTCTACCAATGCAAATGAATAATCAACCTTCCGAGAGTGAACAACTTATACAACCGTTTCTAAAAACTTTGAGAAATACATTCCCTGAGATTGCAATCGAAAGAGAGGATGAACGTTTCACCTCAAAAATGGCTTTTCAAACAATGCTCGATAGCGGGATGAAGAAAAAGAAACGAAAAGATAAAGCTATTGTCGACGAAATTAGTGCAACCCTCATCCTTCAGTCCTATTTGAACCGCAAATAA
- a CDS encoding 2,3,4,5-tetrahydropyridine-2,6-dicarboxylate N-succinyltransferase: MHALQQTIEAAWDNRALLKEEKTQATIREIVSLLDIGSLRVAEPTATGWQVNEWIKKAVVMYFPIQTMETIEVGPFEFHDKIPLKKDYKAKGIRVVPHAIARHGAYISKGTILMPSYVNIGAYVDEGSMVDTWATVGSCAQIGKNVHLSGGVGIGGVLEPLQAAPVIIEDDAFIGSRCIVVEGVRVEKEAVLGANVVLTGSTKIIDVTGPEPIELKGVVPSRSVVIPGSYTKTFPAGDFNVPCALIIGKRKESTNKKTSLNDALRTHNVAV; the protein is encoded by the coding sequence ATGCACGCATTACAGCAAACCATTGAAGCCGCTTGGGACAACCGCGCACTACTCAAAGAAGAAAAAACACAAGCTACAATACGGGAAATTGTCTCGTTATTAGACATTGGAAGTCTGCGTGTTGCTGAACCTACAGCAACAGGATGGCAAGTAAATGAATGGATAAAAAAAGCTGTGGTTATGTACTTCCCAATTCAAACCATGGAAACAATTGAAGTGGGGCCATTTGAATTTCATGATAAAATTCCATTAAAAAAAGATTACAAAGCTAAAGGGATTCGAGTTGTCCCCCATGCTATTGCTCGCCACGGTGCCTACATTTCAAAAGGCACCATTTTGATGCCCAGTTATGTGAATATTGGTGCTTATGTAGATGAAGGCTCTATGGTAGACACTTGGGCTACAGTGGGTAGCTGTGCGCAGATTGGAAAGAATGTTCACCTCTCTGGTGGTGTCGGAATTGGTGGAGTTTTAGAACCTCTTCAGGCCGCTCCAGTTATTATAGAGGATGACGCCTTTATTGGCTCTCGTTGTATTGTCGTTGAGGGGGTTCGTGTAGAAAAAGAAGCTGTTCTGGGCGCCAATGTAGTTCTTACAGGTTCAACAAAAATTATTGATGTCACAGGTCCAGAACCTATTGAACTCAAAGGGGTTGTTCCATCGCGTTCGGTGGTGATTCCTGGAAGTTATACCAAAACATTTCCTGCTGGGGATTTTAATGTGCCTTGTGCTTTAATTATTGGAAAACGTAAAGAGAGTACGAATAAAAAAACATCGCTAAATGATGCGCTCAGAACGCATAATGTTGCGGTATAA
- a CDS encoding ATP-grasp fold amidoligase family protein, whose product MIYKLRRFFLRHLRKVRFLPSKLYVKIHYEYFSGNKLDLNNPKDFTEKIAWYKVFYRPKSLNQLVDKFAVRAFVEEKIGSQFLNTFYGVFDDVNEIKFDELPEKFVIKATHTSGHNLIVRDKNKLNLDKTKKLLKKWLKINQYYRIGQEWAYKDVKPRIIIEKYLEQIDQKSLTDFKFYCFDGKAKFIDIHTDREDEHKQGSFDLNFERLPFGVSRFKQIYESPEKPVNLKEMIECAEVLSEKLPFVRVDFYAIDGKTIFGEMTFYPSDGRKKFYPEKYNRIIGDYFTLPKIIR is encoded by the coding sequence ATGATTTATAAGCTAAGGCGTTTCTTCTTAAGACATTTGCGAAAGGTTCGTTTTTTGCCCTCAAAATTGTATGTAAAGATTCATTATGAATATTTTTCAGGAAACAAATTAGATCTAAACAACCCAAAAGACTTCACTGAAAAAATTGCTTGGTATAAAGTTTTTTACAGACCAAAGTCCCTGAATCAGTTGGTTGATAAATTTGCCGTTAGAGCATTTGTTGAAGAAAAAATTGGAAGTCAATTTTTAAATACATTTTATGGAGTATTTGATGATGTCAATGAAATTAAATTCGATGAATTACCTGAGAAATTTGTAATAAAAGCGACACATACAAGTGGTCACAACCTAATAGTGAGAGATAAAAATAAATTAAATCTAGACAAAACAAAGAAGTTGTTGAAAAAATGGCTAAAAATAAATCAATATTATAGAATAGGTCAAGAATGGGCTTACAAAGATGTAAAGCCAAGAATAATAATTGAGAAATATCTAGAACAAATTGATCAGAAGTCTCTAACTGATTTTAAGTTTTATTGCTTTGATGGAAAAGCTAAATTCATTGATATTCACACGGACAGAGAAGATGAACACAAACAAGGTTCTTTTGACTTAAATTTTGAACGTTTACCCTTTGGGGTGTCACGCTTCAAACAAATATATGAATCCCCTGAAAAACCCGTAAATCTAAAAGAAATGATTGAATGCGCTGAAGTACTTTCAGAAAAGCTCCCCTTTGTTCGCGTAGATTTCTATGCTATCGACGGTAAAACAATATTTGGCGAGATGACCTTTTACCCATCTGATGGACGAAAAAAGTTCTATCCCGAAAAATACAATAGAATTATCGGAGATTATTTTACGCTTCCAAAAATAATTAGATGA